The following nucleotide sequence is from Cyanobacteriota bacterium.
CTACATGATTTCAATTATCAATTTGAAGCCTTACCAATTGCTGAACATAGTCCGATCTTGGTTGATGTGATGCTGTAATATTCCCCATCACTGTTGATCAAGCCTGGCTTACTTCGTCACAATGACAAAATCACTTACTATAACTAGCCTTGTCCATATCTCGAATCTCGACAGACACTGAGCCTAAATTAGCAAACTCACTTTTAATACAAGCAGAAATAGCCTTACTCAATTCTTTCTTTTGCTCTAGCGTCCTACCCTCAAGCAAAGCCACAGCAATATGAATAAAACTAGTCCCTTCTTTTTTAGTTCCTAGCAAATGCTCTTCCAGACATCTGGTTCTTGATTTAACAGCCTCGGGATTAAAGAGCCCAGAATCAAGCATCACCCAATGAGTTTTTTCAAGTAACTGCTTTGATTTAATTTCAGCGTCAAGATTCTTTGTATATTCAAGAATTAAATGTGGCATAAGTTCTATTCTAACCTGCTTCAAACTAAACAAATCTAAAACTTAAAACATGGTCTAAAATAAGCCTGAAAATCTGATAGTATCAAGTCTTCATACACAAACTACTTGATTTATTTGACCCTCATTCAATTCAATCCTCCGAGAACAAGCTCTCGAGTTTTCACTACATTCGGAATAAAATCACTGGACGCTATCTCAAAATTGGTAAGAAAATTCACCTGAAGCACTTGAGTTCTGATTGCCTTAAACTGCTCAAAAACGCTGAAGAACTCATAGACGTCAACGTACTTGAAGATCCGACTTACAAACTTGCTGTCGATAAGATATAATCGAACGCATGAAGGTCTACACCATTGCTATTCTCAAAGCCAAAGAAGGCAGTACGCAGCAAATGATTAACAGCTTAACTAAACTAGCTCATGCAAGTAGAGAAGAGCAAGGCGCCCTTGACTATGGCTTCTATCAAAACCAAGAAGACCCAAATACGATTGTTTCTTTTGAAGAATGGCAAGACCCTGAAGCTGAAGCGGCACACTGGCAAACACCTCACCTGCAAGCAGCGCTCATAGAACTAGAACCGATTTTTGCTGAAGCTCCAATCATCTACAAAGGACCTAAAATCATTTAATGTCCAAAGCTAAACACAAAACAGTTCCCAAAGAACTTAAAAAAGAGATGGCTTGGATAGAAGCGCAAGGAGCCAAATTAGTTTTGGGAATCTGTGAGTGTACCAGGCACAAATTTGCACCAGGACACCTAAGACTACTACGCAAGGAAGATGCTGGAATCAAGTCTGTAGGCTATACCGGCAATGGCATAATTAACTTTTTTATTGTTTGCAAAAATGATGAGATCTATCAAATTATGCTTGAGAGATACGGTAAACCGCATTATGACTAAAGAAATCGGACTAATACACCATAGAGGACTACACAACTTCAATCGCAATTCACAAAACAGGTTTGTAGCAAACTTACCGAGCCTAGCTGAAAACGGCTTAGCAGCTTTAACAAGAGCATCGC
It contains:
- a CDS encoding putative quinol monooxygenase; protein product: MKVYTIAILKAKEGSTQQMINSLTKLAHASREEQGALDYGFYQNQEDPNTIVSFEEWQDPEAEAAHWQTPHLQAALIELEPIFAEAPIIYKGPKII
- a CDS encoding 5-carboxymethyl-2-hydroxymuconate Delta-isomerase; this encodes MPHLILEYTKNLDAEIKSKQLLEKTHWVMLDSGLFNPEAVKSRTRCLEEHLLGTKKEGTSFIHIAVALLEGRTLEQKKELSKAISACIKSEFANLGSVSVEIRDMDKASYSK